The segment TCCATGTTGACCTAGACTTGTTTAAACAATACTTTATTATTGATTAGCAGGAGCTCTTTACATGTTGGGGTATTGCTATTTTTTCAGATAtatgtattgaaaatatttaCCCCTGTAATTGACGTGGTATTATTCCCCTATAAAATGCTCTTGATGGATCAAAAGAGTGTTGTGTACAGTTTAGcctcttttttttaacaggttatttcaatgtttttagtTCTAATTAATAAAGTTTTGACTACATTGTACATAATTATTCCATTatttccctctgctttctgcGAATTTGTCGAATTTACTGGATCACCTTAACGTCAATAGGCAGTTGATCAAACGcgtatttcatttaaatgaaggTCAGCTAACACCATATGAGCAAAAAAAATCGAATAGTTTTAGGACATCACACTCTGCCTTCGTATCTCTGCTAAATATACATCTTTTTCAGGAGTGAGGTACTTGCGGTGAAATGTCCTCCACAGGATGAGCCAAAACACTTCCGCGGAATTGAAAAAGTGCTGGGGTATTTCCCTAAGATCTAAGGGAGATCCGtaaattcaaaatttcaaatcCTAATGGTATGATGATAGCATATTCTTCAAGGAGTATCTGAAACACCACCAAGGAGTCATCCTgcttactatgctcctttgaaccaAGAGAAGCCCTTTGGGCAAACTCAGTAGAATTACTAAGATGCACACAGGAAATAGAAAAGCTAATGTTGTACTCTGTGAAACACAAAGTAGCAGGGTCATCCAATGGAGGCAGGGAGCTATTTCTCTGTCCAGGCATTGCAACCCTAAGATGCTCTGACTAGGCTGACTAATAGGGTAGGACGTGTTGTGCAGCTGCCCAAATCGGGTTTTATGTGAAGTAAATGAGATGAGCttgcaaatcaaaatgatttctctgaatatttcaaTGGCATTGTTACGCAGCATTGTTcactagttaatttttttttcagtcagagCTACATACACTAAAATTGATAGGGTAAAGCCCTTAAAACATACCAGCACCACTTAGAAAACATTAGGTGACTGACGTTGAAAGTAGACTAATTCTCACAAACTCTGTGTTAGTTCTGCTGTGGGAAAGGTTGGAACACATAACCAGAACTTCAGGACACTGGTCTTGGAAGAACACAAATGGGGAATACACGCGGAAAAGGAGAGTCCTAGTCAACagaattaacaaataataaagccatCATGTGCCATATcaaatcagaataatttattgTGAAGGGAACAGAGAAATACCACAGCAATGAAAGTACAAATAGGGGCCGCCAGGAGACACGAAGCCGGAAAATGTGGTATGGTAAATATTCTTACAAGAGAAGATGTgatctattcatttttcttatcttggcttgttcctgggtgatgttctttGCTTCAAATTTTGTGTCCATTCTTTACCAGCCTTATGGCCCTAGGTGTTGGGCTTCCAGGGCAGGATTTCAGCAGCATCCGGACCAGTATCTTCCATAGTTCCATGGACGATAGCAGCCATATCCGTAGCCTCCATAGAAAGGTCCATATCCGTAGCCGCCATAGCCACCGCCATAGCCACAGCCATATCCCAGGCCACCGAAGCCATAGCCATAGCCGTAGCCCAGGCCTCCGTAGTAGCCGCCGCAGTAGCTCATGGTGTCAGGGgtgttgagtttggtttgctgttcAAGGCAAGATCCTGAGAGTGAATGTCAGCATGGGTAGAGGAGTGCTTATATACCCTAGGGAGAGCATGTGATCCATCACGTGCATACCCTCCTTTTGCCTCGCTTTTTATTACACCTACTTAACATAACTTGTTAATTTATTGTCCCTGACACAGCCAGAGGCCCTCACACTCATTAAAATGCTCGAGATCACTTTGTTGCTTAGTAAGGGTGGCCCTCACAGGATTTGCATCCCTTTGCCAAATCCTCATGCTGCATACTCTAAATATATACGACTTTATTTGACACATATGCCTCAGGAATGCTGGGGACAAAAGCTACTGCATCACTTTATCAGAAAGAATGTTGTTTCTTCAAAGAGTGGACCTGTCAGACCACAAGTAGAATTCTTCGTAGGCACATACACCAATCTTACTGGGAAGTGTTGTGCTTCTTAATTAcatgtttcttcatctctgtttttctttatattgccATACCCCTTaacaaattaaatgaatgaaatgtgtcGTATTGAAAGGTCAACCAAGTGTGATGTCCTTTTCAGAACGTTATTCCTCGTTCCAAATGAAGAATTATTCATCTCTTCCTGACGTAAGAAATCACAAATATTTAGAAGCCAATAAAAATCAGTTTGACTTTTGTGCACAccgaaagaatgagagagagaaacttaAAAGATAGGAAAATTTAGAACACTGTTCATCATATGCGGCGTCTTTTGTACTCGTTCACACTACTTGGAAAAGTAAATGTAACATTTCACCAGGGACATTGACGAACCCATGTTGATGTATGAAATGGTTCCAATGCGCTGTGGGATCTCCCAGTGCGGCTCCTTGTGCTGTAGAGGACTGCGGACATTGACCAGCATGGAATAAAATGTCCAAAAATGAGggcaagtcacagtaatcaaaactgtggtCATAAGTAGTGTTTAAAGttgattaaaagttattttctgaaaTCCTAGCCCCCTCTTCTCTGGCTTGACATGtatcccactttcattcaacattgcaGGTTCTAACACCTTTCCCACATTTACACACACCATTTCCCCAATCTCTACCCCTGTGTGTCCCTGCATCTTGCTATACATAGGACATGAATTGCTAATATATTTGCCATAtgcatatgaagtttagaatcaGTAGATGGTGCCAACACTTTGCCAGTGCAGTTATATGCacggacagtagcagaggcaaTCCGTGAGCTCTCCAAAGGTACCACATCCTTCCCCACACTGGTCAATTAGaatcttttaattggatcatttgtgtGTTATATTGGGATATCTGACAAGTGTTTAAATTGGTTTTAACCTGGGCAGCAAATGTCACTTCAGCGTCCTTCTTCTGTTCACAGGCCACAGAGATATCCTCTACTTGGAAGTGCCTCGAAGAGAATATGTCCATGTTGACCTAGACTTGTTTAAACAATACTTTATTATTGATTAGCAGGAGCTCTTTACATGTTGGGGTATTGCTATTTTTTCAGATAtatgtattgaaaatatttaCCCCTGTAATTGACGTGGTATTATTCCCCTATAAAATGCTCTTGATGGATCAAAAGAGTGTTGTGTACAGTTTAGcctcttttttttaacaggttatttcaatgtttttagtTATAATTAATAAAGTTTTGACTACATTGTACATAATTATTCCATTatttccctctgctttctgcGAATTTGTCGAATTTACTGGATCACCTTAACGTCAATAGGCAGTTGATAAAACGcgtatttcatttaaatgaaggTCAGCTAACACCATATGAGCAAAAAAAATCGAATAGTTTTAGGACATCACACTCTGCCTTCGTATCTCTGCTAAATATACATCTTTTTCAGGAGTGAGGTACTTGCGGTGAAATGTCCTCCACAGGATGAGCCAAAACACTTCCGCGGAATTGAAAAAGTGCTGGGGTATTTCCCTAAGATCTAAGGGAGATCCGtaaattcaaaatttcaaatcCTAATGGTATGATGATAGCATATTCTTCAAGGAGTATCTGAAACACCACCAAGGAGTCATCCTgcttactatgctcctttgaaccaAGAGAAGCCCTTTGGGCAAACTCAGTAGAATTACTAAGATGCACACAGGAAATAGAAAAGCTAATGTTGTACTCTGTGAAACACAAAGTAGCAGGGTCATCCAATGGAGGCAGGGAGCTATTTCTCTGTCCAGGCATTGCAACCCTAAGATGCTCTGACTAGGCTGACTAATAGGGTAGGACGTGTTGTGCAGCTGCCCAAATCGGGTTTTATGTGAAGTAAATGAGATGAGCttgcaaatcaaaatgatttctctgaatatttcaaTGGCATTGT is part of the Manis pentadactyla isolate mManPen7 chromosome 1, mManPen7.hap1, whole genome shotgun sequence genome and harbors:
- the LOC130679557 gene encoding keratin-associated protein 19-2-like, which produces MSYCGGYYGGLGYGYGYGLGGLGYGCGYGGGYGGYGYGPFYGGYGYGCYRPWNYGRYCPLQHKEPHWEIPQRIGTISYINMGSCLEQQTKLNTPDTMSYCGGYYGGLGYGYGYGFGGLGYGCGYGGGYGGYGYGPFYGGYGYGCYRPWNYGRYWSGCC